DNA sequence from the Chroogloeocystis siderophila 5.2 s.c.1 genome:
TGGTTCTAGATTTAGGACAACACTATTCATTGAACCTTTCCATACTGCTTCTCATATCATTATCTGCGATGAGGCGATCGCACCCGCTATACAACAAAATTCTTAGTCACAAGCCGGAACATCACGCCGCAAAGAACTAGGATTAATGCCAAACTCGCGCCGAAATGCAGCAGCAAAATAACCTGGGTGTGAATAGCCAACCGTACACGCTACTTCGGCAATACTCATCTTATTTTCTAATAACAATTGCCGTGCTTGAATCATACGGTGTTTGCGGAGGTAGCCAAATGCAGTTGTGCCAAAAACTTGCCGAAATCCACGCTTGAATGTACAGTCATTCATCCCTACCAAGCGCGCTAAATCAATCAAGGAGGGTGGATTTTCAAAATTATTTATCAATACATCTCTAGCGTGATGAAGGCGCTCAACATCAGAAGATTTCAATTTAACAAGTTGGTTGCGATCGCGGTGCTTCAACATATAGGCTGACTGTATGGCAATCAGTTCTAGTGCTTTGGATTGTAAATAAATTTGCTCAATTTCTCCTTGATACGGATAATTGAGAATTTGCTGTAATACTAAGTGAACCTCTGGTGTGAGAATACCTAAATCAGTATAAAATTCTTTATCTGGATTTTCGAATTGCTGTCTTAACTCTACCGGAAGCAGTTCCATTTGTATTGAACTGAGTGTATTGCTATCTCTGGGCGCGGTTAAATGCAGATCGATTTTGAGAATTTGTCCTGGTAGCCATTCTCCTGTTACTGTCTGAGAATTGGTTTGCTCAAACTGTAAAAAACTACCAGGATAGCTGAAACGACTCGTTTGCTGATGCGGCTTACCAGACAGGTTGAAGCCGAATTCAAGTTCAACTGCTGAGTAAGTGTAAATAATCTCTTCTACCAAAGGTTCTTCAAGTTGATAGTTGCGAACGAGTAAATGCATCCCGTGACCAAGATCAATTGATCGCTTATAAGCTGAACTAACCGATTGAGAACACTTCACACTCAATTCGTAGCTGCTGGGATAGGATGTTTTTGTATCTCGATCTGAGAGAATGAGCGGCATGATGCGATCGCCTTTATGAAGTGTTGTAGCTCTTAATAAGATATATTCTCATTAATTAGCTTCCCTAACAACACAATCGTGATTTTTAAGTATATAGAACAACAGTGATCGCCTAAACCAATGACAGGTTTGTCTGTAGAGCAAGTACAGCAGCTTAGCACAGATCAGTAGTGATATTGCGTCACCGCCGCTTACTCATACAGCGACTTTATACTGGAATCACAATGTTTTCCCATCCTTCGGCAGCAGCCGGATATTGTGGATTCATTGCTTCTAAAGTATCGGCGATCGCCCTCGCAATTACCAAATTACGATACCACTTTTTATTCGATGGCACGACGTACCAAGGCGCATAAGCCGTTGAACAGTTATTAATTGCATCTTCGTAAGCCTGTTGATAATCGTCCCACAACTTCCGCTCGTTGACATCGTTAATCGAAAACTTCCAGCGCTTATCGGGATCTGCCAAGCGGCTTTCTAATCTCCGGCGTTGCTCGTCTTTGGAAATATGCAAGAAGAACTTAATAACAACAATATTATCTAACGTCAGCATTTGCTCAAACTCATTAATAACGCGATAGCGCTGGCGCCAGACTTCTTCGGAAACTAAATCTTTTACGCGCACTATTAGCACATCTTCGTAGTGCGATCGATTAAAAATTGTAATCATCCCCCGACGTGGCGCGCGGCGATGATAGCGCCACAAAAAATCATGACTTAGTTCTTCGTCGGTAGGCTTTTTAAACGACCAAACTTGACAACCTTGCGGATTAATTCCGCGAAAAACGTGCTTGATTGTACCATCCTTTCCACCAGTATCCATTGCTTGTAACACAATCAACACACTACGTTCGTTTTCGGCGTACAAGCGTTCTTGTAAAACTGCTAGTCGCCTTCTTTGGATTTCTAGTTCCTTTTCAACGTCTTTCTTTTTTTTGTAATGTTCGCAAGCATCGGGGTTGATATCAGCAAGTCTAATCAGTTCATCTGGGCTGACTCGATATCGAGGATAATCCGGTTGTGGTGGTGGTTCACTAACAACAAGTGTTTCTGGTGAAACGACATCAGCAACGCTATTTGCTTTTTGTTCCGCAGCTTGAGTGGTTTTTTGCTCCTCAGCTTCAGTCACATCTGCCGAAGTAAAATTATCTGTGCGATCGCTATCTTGATTCATAAGCTTTCGTAGCCTGATTGTAATCTAAACTACTTTTCTTGATGTTAGTTCAGATACAGACACCGCTGTTTCTACCACAAGATAGACGATATCGTTAACACAAGACGCGCAACTGTATCAAGCCACGCTTAACTCATTGCTGATATTTCTTAAATTATGCTTTGGAGCCAACTAAAACTTAAAATATTGCAATTTGTAGTCCTATGTTGCGCAGTTTTGATTAGTTGCACGCCCATTGCAGCAACTTCATCAGTCAATAGCAACTCGACTTATCAGTATCGCACCATACATAGCCCTGATGGTATTGGCAAATTTTATCAAGGGCGTGAAATTGCTAAAGTCATGGGACATACCGAAGCACTATGGCTAGAACGTCCAAGTAGAGAAAGAGAAGAACAGCCACAGAAGGTATTAGATGCACTGGTTCTGCAACCCTCA
Encoded proteins:
- a CDS encoding helix-turn-helix transcriptional regulator, which gives rise to MPLILSDRDTKTSYPSSYELSVKCSQSVSSAYKRSIDLGHGMHLLVRNYQLEEPLVEEIIYTYSAVELEFGFNLSGKPHQQTSRFSYPGSFLQFEQTNSQTVTGEWLPGQILKIDLHLTAPRDSNTLSSIQMELLPVELRQQFENPDKEFYTDLGILTPEVHLVLQQILNYPYQGEIEQIYLQSKALELIAIQSAYMLKHRDRNQLVKLKSSDVERLHHARDVLINNFENPPSLIDLARLVGMNDCTFKRGFRQVFGTTAFGYLRKHRMIQARQLLLENKMSIAEVACTVGYSHPGYFAAAFRREFGINPSSLRRDVPACD
- a CDS encoding polyphosphate kinase 2 family protein, which translates into the protein MNQDSDRTDNFTSADVTEAEEQKTTQAAEQKANSVADVVSPETLVVSEPPPQPDYPRYRVSPDELIRLADINPDACEHYKKKKDVEKELEIQRRRLAVLQERLYAENERSVLIVLQAMDTGGKDGTIKHVFRGINPQGCQVWSFKKPTDEELSHDFLWRYHRRAPRRGMITIFNRSHYEDVLIVRVKDLVSEEVWRQRYRVINEFEQMLTLDNIVVIKFFLHISKDEQRRRLESRLADPDKRWKFSINDVNERKLWDDYQQAYEDAINNCSTAYAPWYVVPSNKKWYRNLVIARAIADTLEAMNPQYPAAAEGWENIVIPV